CTCGCCATGAGCAACAGAGGAGGGCCAGCTCTGGTCTGGGCTGCCTGCCGCGGTTTCGATGCGCCGTCAGCTCAGCCGGTCCGCCTGCCTGATCTGCCCGGCCACGGCGACTTGACCCTGCTCTACTCTCCCCCCAAGGCTGATAGAGACCTTTCCTCGCTTACATAAGGCAAGCGAGGCTCTCTCGGGTGGTTTTAGGATCGTTGCCTGTGCCACCTGTCCTGCGTCAGCCTGCCCCCACCCTCAGTGGGTCCCTCAAGCCAGGCAGAGGGGCCGCTGACTGGAGGCAGGCAGACAGACAGACAGACAGGTAGATAGATAGGCAGACTGGCTGAGAGCGATGCACAGGCCGGCGTAGAGGCACCGGCTCAACCAGCAACTTCGGCGAGCGTCTTCAGCAGCAGCCAGCTGGAGGTCGCGCCCGGGTCCTGGTGTCCGATGCTGCGCTCGCCCAAATAGCTAGCCCGGCCCTTGGTGGCCAGCATGGGGGCCGTCGCTTTCATGCCCTCTTCGGCGGCCTCAGCGGCGCGGCGCAGTAGCACGGCCAGGCCCTCATGCTGCTCCTGGGCCTTGCGGGCCGCTGCCAGAGCTGGCTCCAGGGCATCGACCATTGTCTTCTCCCCCGTATGAGCCTTGCCGCGGGCTTTGATCCCATCCAGAGCCGCCTGCAGCATCTCGATGACGTCGGCCTCATCCAGTTCATGCTTACCAGCGGTCACCATCCCGGCTCGCAGAAAGGCCGTTCCGTAGAGCGGGCCACTGGCGCCTCCCACCGTCGAAACCAGGGTTGTCCCGACGGTCTTCAGGATGGAACCGATATCCATGCCGCTCAGTGAGGGCAGCTTGTCGAGAACGGCGCGGAAACCGCGATCCATGTTGACGCCATGATCAGCATCGCCGATCGGAGCGTCAAGCTGGGTGAGATAATCACGCTGCTCGTGAAAAACCTGGGCCGCCTGCGTTATCCAGCGTAAGACATCCTCTGTTGTGATTGGCATAGCCTGCTCTCCTCCGTAGTGTTGGGGTGCGGGTGCGGGTCGCTCTGACAGCGCGAGCGTCATCGTCATCAGATCGGATAATAGCGAGTGTGACGGGAGTTGCGTGCTGGCTGCTCTGCTCTTCATTGATGGGAAGCGAGACCCAGACCGCTGGCACCAGCGACCGGACGAGGCGAAGAGCAAGGCAAGGGGTGGGCGCTAGCAAGTAGACCCTTGCCCTGCTCCTGCCCGCCCGGTTGGCTCCGTCAAGCCAGGCTGGACATGAGAGGCCAGCCAGCGAACGAGCGCAGCTCGACCGTCAGTCCGCGTCAGTCCGGTCCGGCTCAGATCCCCCAGCGCAGAGCTGGAGTCAGCACGGGGGCATCCCAGTAGCGCAGCATCTCGTCATCGACGCGCAGCAGCGTAATGGAGCAGCCGGCCATCTCTAGTGAGGTGATATAGCTGCCTACCAGGGAACGGGCGATTGTGATGTTGCGCCCTTTGAGGATACGCGCCAGTTCGCGCGCGACGACGTAGAGTTCGATTAAAGGCGTGCCCCCCATGCCATTGACAAAGGCCAGGACGCGCTCGCCGGCCTTCAGGCCGAGGTCCTCGATGATGGGATTGGCCAGCATCTCGACGATGTCGGCTGCTGGGGCCAGTTTGACGCGCCGGCGCCCGGGCTCACCGTGGATGCCAATGCCGATCTCCATCTCGTCCTCGCCCAGCTCAAAGGTGGGCGATCCTTTGGCGGGAACAGTGCAGGAGGTCAGAGCCATGCCCATGCTGCGCCCCTGCTCGTTGACGCGCCTGGCCAGGGCCGCTACCTGCTCCAACGAGGCACCGCTCTCGGCGAGACCCCCGACGATCTTCTCCAGGAGGACGGTGACCCCGACGCCGCGCCGACCGGCGGTGTAGAGGCTGTCCTCAACGGCTACGTCATCATTGGTGATGACGCTGGCGACTTCGATGCCTTCGGCCTGGGCTAGCTCCGCCGCCATTTCAAAGTTGAGGACGTCACCAGTGTAGTTCTTGATGATCTGGAAGACGCCAGCCCCGCCATTAACAGCCCGCATGGCTGCGAGAATCTGGTCGGGAACCGGTGACGTGAAGATGGCACCAGGACAGGCTGCGTCAAGCATGCCCCTCCCCACAAATCCCCCATGCATTGGCTCATGACCACTGCCCCCTCCCGAGACAACGCCTACTTTGCCGCGTACCGGTGCGTCTGCCCGCACAACGATCTGATTCTCTAGATCGACGCGGATCAGCTCGGGATGCATGGCAGCCATGCCTTCTAGCGCTTCTTTGACAACCGTCTCTGGACTGTTGATGAGCTTCTTCATGCTGCCTCCTTTTCCCAGAAGTCGAGGGCCACTCCGTTGCCCTCCTCTGACCTCGACAGCGGCTCCGCTACTCTCCTTTACCTCACGTCGCCCACTGCCCCCCGCTCCACTTGAGAGCCGCCCGCCGGCCTGCCATCGCCTACGGAGACCTTCCTCCGCCGCCAATGGCCTTCTTCAGCATATCTGCTCGCTCTGGCAGGCGCCCACGCCCGCCTGCCCCCCACTCGCTACAGATAAGAGCCTCTGGCTTTGCCTGTCTACCAGAGTAGACGTGCAAGATTCATGCCAGCTTTCCCCGGCGCGTGGGAAGAGGCTTCTGACAGGTCACCATACTCCTATCCCGCGCTCTGCCATCGCTTAAGAGGCGTTGCATCTTTGCAACGGCTCACCGGCTCAGTTTCATAGTTGAAACAGTAGTTGTTTCACTATGGCAACGCCTCGCCCGGACCGGGGGCCGGGAACGAGGAGGCACTGCTGGGAGTGGGACGCAGACCGTAGCGCACCATCTTGCGCCACAGGGTCGTTCGGCTAATGCCGAGCAGGCGCGCTGCCTCGCCCGGGTGCCCATGACAGTGCTCCAGTGCCTGCAGAATGGCGCTGGCCTCGGTCGAGCGACTGCGTTCTTTGAGTGGTTGCCGCCCTGGTATAACAGGCGCGGGGTGCCAGTCATATTCATCTGGCTGATCCTGGTCTCTCTGCTGGACAAGAGATGAGGCCTCGGGCGCGACTGGGGTCGAGGAGGCGCGCGCCAGCTCAGTCTCGCCAGCCTGGCGGATCTCCGGGGGCAGGTCCTGCACTGTAATAGTATCGGAGCGCGCCAGGTAGGTGAGGCGCTCCAGGAGGTTTTCCAGCTCGCGCACGTTGCCCGGCCAGCTATAGCGCTCCATCAGGGTCAGAGCCTCTGGTGTGATGCCAAAGGAGCGGCCCAGGGTCCGGCTCTGTCGCTGCAGAAAGTGCTCAACCAGCAGGGGCAGGTCCTCCAGGCGCTCACGGAGGGATGGGATATGAATAGAGAGGACATTGAGGCGATAATAGAGATCGGAGCGGAAGGTCCCGCGCCGCACCTCTTCACGCAGATCCTTATGGGTAGCGGCGATGATGCGCACGTCGACGGGTATGACGCGCTGTCCTCCAATGCGGACAATGGTGCGCGTCTCAATAGCCCGCAGCAGGGTGGTCTGCAGGTCCAGGGGCATGTCGCCGATCTCATCGAGGAAGAGGGTGCCGCCGTGGGCCTGTTCGAACTTGCCCGAGCGCCCCTGGCGGTCAGCGCCGGTGAAGGAGCCGCCCTCGTAGCCAAAGAGTTCGGTGTTGATCAGCTCGCGCGGAATGGCCGCGCAGTTGATGGCCACGAAAGGACCGTCGGCCCGCGGACTGTTGTTATGGATGCTCTGGGCGAAGATCTCTTTGCCAACGCCGGTCTCGCCATGCAAGAGCACGGTGGAGTTGCTATGCGAGGCCAGGCGTGCCAGGCGCAGAGCTTCTTGCAACGGGGCGCTGCGCCCGACAACGTTGGCAAAGGTCAGACGTGCCCGCGCGCCGGTCATTCTGTTGACGAGCTTCTGCACGCGCTCGATGCTGCGCAGGATGAGCACGAAGCCATCGGAGATCAGTGGGCCACCTGACGTACTGCCTACTGTCAGGCGCCCCAGGACTGGCTCGGGCTCGCCCGCAGTGAGGGCGATGGGCTTGAGTGAGCAGAGGCAGGTGACGCGGCCCCGCGTTGTTTCAAAGACGATCTCTTCCTCGTTCAAGGGCTGCTGGCAGGCGAGCGCTTGCTGGAGTAGAGGGGGCAGCGGCAGCACGTCGCGCAGGCGCCGCCCCATCACACGCGCCGGCACCAGTCCAAGCAGGGTGCCGGCAGGCCCGTTCATCTGGGAGATGACGCCATCGCGCCGCAGCAGGAGAATGCCTTCCGGCAAACTCTGAAGAATAATTTTCAGCTCGGCAAGCAGCTCGTTGGTGTTGCCGAGCCAAACCTGCATCTGAAGCTGACCGCTGATGACCTGGGCCGCGGCGGCCACCATCCCGAGGGTATGGGGATGGCTGCGCTCACAGGGACCAGCCACCGCCAGCACACCGACCGCTTGCCCAAGGGGATCATGCACCGGTGCGGCAGCGGTGTAGAGCGCATGCAGGGCGGCGCGGTAGTGCATGGCTCCCTCTAGCTGCATGGGAAATGACTCTTGGAGGGCCAGAGCCAGAGCATTCGCCCCTTGTTGCTCTTCATCCCACTGTGTTCCCACGCGCATCCCCAACGGCTCCAGCCGGGCGCGCGCTTCAGGATCACCGATCAGCTCGATGATGCGCGCTTCGGCGTTGGCAAAGATGACCAGCGAGTCTGATCCTTCGATGAATTGATAGAGGTCCTCCATCGCTGGACGAATGAGGGCCAGCAGGCGGCGTGAGAGCGGCTGCGTGGCCGCAGGGCCGGGGTCAGGCGCTGGCGGCTGGCCATAGGGATCAAGGCCCAGCGCCATGCACCGCCGCCAGGACTGCGCCAGAGCCGGCGGTAGGAGATCCTCGCGTAGACGACCCTGCAGCACGAATTGCTCCCAGATCGCGCGGTAATCTTGGACGCTGCTGAGCATGTTCCCTCCCTCCCTCTCCGGGCCGTTGTTGCGGCTGCGGTACCGCTCGTCTCCAGCAGCCAGGGATCGGGCTCAGGCGGCGGTCAAGGAGCGAGCGATAGCTGGGGCAGTCCGCAGCTTTACCTGGCCTGGATAGTACAGTATAGCACAGCGCTGGCCCCACCAGGGTTCTTCCCTGGCAGAGCCAGCGCCTTACTCCTTCCTTCATTGGCTCACAGCCACAGCTCAGCCAATCAGCCATTCTGCTACCTGGCCGGCCCCCGTGGCCTGGTCGTCAGGCTCAGTAGCCGCTATATTCGCCTTTGGCTGTCACTTTGCCCCAGAAGAGCCGGTAGGTAAAGACAAAGTAGACCACGGCGAGGAGAATGCCGATGATCCACCAGACCAGGCCGACCGTCAGCCCGTAAGGGCTGCCGGAAGCGTTATCAATGGTCAGGCTATGGGCCGGATCAACGGCGGGCAGCACGTCAGGATAGAGACCGAAGGCCGAGCTGGCCAGCATCCCGGCAATGAAAGCGCAGGACGAGAAGAAGGCCGCCAGATCGCGATTGCGGAAGGCAAAATGGCCTACGCCCAGCAGGCCCACGAAGGCGATCAGGGGGAA
The sequence above is a segment of the Thermogemmatispora onikobensis genome. Coding sequences within it:
- a CDS encoding sigma-54-dependent Fis family transcriptional regulator, which translates into the protein MLSSVQDYRAIWEQFVLQGRLREDLLPPALAQSWRRCMALGLDPYGQPPAPDPGPAATQPLSRRLLALIRPAMEDLYQFIEGSDSLVIFANAEARIIELIGDPEARARLEPLGMRVGTQWDEEQQGANALALALQESFPMQLEGAMHYRAALHALYTAAAPVHDPLGQAVGVLAVAGPCERSHPHTLGMVAAAAQVISGQLQMQVWLGNTNELLAELKIILQSLPEGILLLRRDGVISQMNGPAGTLLGLVPARVMGRRLRDVLPLPPLLQQALACQQPLNEEEIVFETTRGRVTCLCSLKPIALTAGEPEPVLGRLTVGSTSGGPLISDGFVLILRSIERVQKLVNRMTGARARLTFANVVGRSAPLQEALRLARLASHSNSTVLLHGETGVGKEIFAQSIHNNSPRADGPFVAINCAAIPRELINTELFGYEGGSFTGADRQGRSGKFEQAHGGTLFLDEIGDMPLDLQTTLLRAIETRTIVRIGGQRVIPVDVRIIAATHKDLREEVRRGTFRSDLYYRLNVLSIHIPSLRERLEDLPLLVEHFLQRQSRTLGRSFGITPEALTLMERYSWPGNVRELENLLERLTYLARSDTITVQDLPPEIRQAGETELARASSTPVAPEASSLVQQRDQDQPDEYDWHPAPVIPGRQPLKERSRSTEASAILQALEHCHGHPGEAARLLGISRTTLWRKMVRYGLRPTPSSASSFPAPGPGEALP
- the dhaK gene encoding dihydroxyacetone kinase subunit DhaK, with product MKKLINSPETVVKEALEGMAAMHPELIRVDLENQIVVRADAPVRGKVGVVSGGGSGHEPMHGGFVGRGMLDAACPGAIFTSPVPDQILAAMRAVNGGAGVFQIIKNYTGDVLNFEMAAELAQAEGIEVASVITNDDVAVEDSLYTAGRRGVGVTVLLEKIVGGLAESGASLEQVAALARRVNEQGRSMGMALTSCTVPAKGSPTFELGEDEMEIGIGIHGEPGRRRVKLAPAADIVEMLANPIIEDLGLKAGERVLAFVNGMGGTPLIELYVVARELARILKGRNITIARSLVGSYITSLEMAGCSITLLRVDDEMLRYWDAPVLTPALRWGI
- the dhaL gene encoding dihydroxyacetone kinase subunit DhaL, with translation MPITTEDVLRWITQAAQVFHEQRDYLTQLDAPIGDADHGVNMDRGFRAVLDKLPSLSGMDIGSILKTVGTTLVSTVGGASGPLYGTAFLRAGMVTAGKHELDEADVIEMLQAALDGIKARGKAHTGEKTMVDALEPALAAARKAQEQHEGLAVLLRRAAEAAEEGMKATAPMLATKGRASYLGERSIGHQDPGATSSWLLLKTLAEVAG